Proteins encoded together in one Cellulomonas gilvus ATCC 13127 window:
- a CDS encoding CsbD family protein, translating into MGIGDKLEHGAEELKGKAKEGVGKATDNEQLEAEGRGDQAKADLKQAGDHAKDAADDVKDALR; encoded by the coding sequence ATGGGCATCGGCGACAAGCTGGAGCACGGGGCCGAGGAGCTCAAGGGCAAGGCCAAGGAGGGCGTCGGCAAGGCCACGGACAACGAGCAGCTCGAGGCCGAGGGCCGCGGCGACCAGGCGAAGGCCGACCTCAAGCAGGCCGGGGACCACGCCAAGGACGCCGCCGACGACGTCAAGGACGCCCTGCGCTGA
- a CDS encoding DUF7218 family protein: MPARDPGPSIKDPELYERLRDEGNSKEKAARIANAAAATSREEVGAKGGRAGSYDDWTVEDLRHRAAELEIPGRSSMTKAELVKALRDH; the protein is encoded by the coding sequence GTGCCCGCACGCGATCCCGGACCGAGCATCAAGGACCCGGAGCTGTACGAGCGGCTCCGGGACGAGGGCAACAGCAAGGAGAAGGCCGCCCGCATCGCCAACGCGGCGGCCGCGACCAGCCGCGAGGAGGTCGGGGCGAAGGGCGGCCGCGCCGGGTCCTACGACGACTGGACGGTCGAGGACCTGCGGCACCGCGCGGCCGAGCTCGAGATCCCGGGGCGCTCGTCGATGACGAAGGCCGAGCTCGTCAAGGCGCTGCGCGACCACTGA
- a CDS encoding MarR family winged helix-turn-helix transcriptional regulator, producing the protein MTTAPDPLALEAQVCLALSAAARALVGTYRTLLEPLGLTHPQYLAMLALWQDGPQSLARLAERLHLEPATASPLVRRLEARGLVTRRTDERDERALVIALTPEGVALRERAVEIPGQMLERLGLDLADVERVRDSAQLMLDACERAG; encoded by the coding sequence GTGACCACCGCACCGGACCCCCTCGCGCTCGAGGCGCAGGTCTGCCTCGCGCTGTCCGCCGCGGCGCGCGCGCTCGTCGGGACGTACCGCACGCTGCTCGAGCCGCTCGGCCTCACGCACCCGCAGTACCTGGCGATGCTCGCGCTGTGGCAGGACGGCCCGCAGTCGCTCGCGCGGCTCGCCGAACGGCTGCACCTCGAGCCCGCGACCGCCTCGCCCCTGGTGCGCCGGCTCGAAGCACGGGGGCTCGTGACGCGCCGCACGGACGAGCGCGACGAGCGCGCCCTCGTCATCGCGCTCACGCCCGAGGGCGTGGCTCTCCGGGAGCGCGCCGTCGAGATCCCCGGCCAGATGCTCGAGCGGCTCGGCCTCGACCTGGCCGACGTGGAGCGGGTACGCGACAGCGCGCAGCTCATGCTCGACGCATGCGAGCGCGCGGGCTGA
- the phoA gene encoding alkaline phosphatase, with product MRRRILRPLAATTAALALVAGGAAGWAATGGSPAGPLTGHGDARRIDGDQTSTVRKALTGGHARNVILLVGDGMGDSEITVARNYALGAAGRFAGIDALPLTGQYTTYALDRADGLPDYVTDSAASGSAWATGTKTYNGAISVDVDGVPQRSILEIARANGLRTGNVSTAEVQDATPAVLGAHVTSRSCYGPVATSATCPTNALENGGLGSISEQLIGTRADVTLGGGAKSFGERATAGRWAGLTLLEQAERRGYQVVTDEAGLAAVRTADQRTPVLGLFGSGNLPVRWTGPLATPTGGGEAAVRCTENPAYGSAPTLAELTTKAIDLLDDTGSRTGFFLQVEGASIDKQDHAANPCGQIGETVDLDEAVQAALAFARQDRHTLVVVTADHAHSSQIVYPGTTTPGLTRTLTTADGKPMTVAYGTAEVGGSQDHTGSQVRVAAYGPWAANVVGLTDQTDLFFTMRDALRLDPDAPAPGAPVIRSIGLADGAVLRGHRTVRVVLQDEPRQTVFSLVRDDQVLASFTRTGSRPAVTLDARRYAAGPAVLQVVVTGHDGLVTSRSVPVRISHR from the coding sequence ATGCGTCGACGCATCCTTCGTCCGCTCGCCGCGACCACCGCGGCACTCGCACTCGTGGCCGGCGGTGCGGCCGGATGGGCCGCGACCGGCGGCTCGCCGGCCGGGCCCCTGACGGGCCACGGCGACGCCCGCCGGATCGACGGCGACCAGACCTCCACGGTCCGCAAGGCCCTGACCGGTGGGCACGCGCGCAACGTGATCCTGCTGGTGGGCGACGGGATGGGTGACTCGGAGATCACGGTGGCCCGCAACTACGCGCTCGGGGCCGCGGGGCGGTTCGCCGGGATCGACGCGCTGCCGCTCACGGGTCAGTACACGACGTACGCGCTCGACCGTGCGGACGGCCTGCCTGACTACGTGACGGACTCGGCGGCCTCGGGGTCGGCGTGGGCCACGGGCACCAAGACCTACAACGGCGCGATCTCGGTGGACGTCGACGGCGTCCCGCAGCGCAGCATCCTGGAGATCGCCCGCGCCAACGGCCTGCGCACCGGCAACGTGTCCACCGCGGAGGTGCAGGACGCGACCCCCGCGGTGCTCGGTGCGCACGTCACCAGCCGGTCCTGCTACGGCCCGGTCGCGACGAGCGCGACGTGCCCGACCAACGCGCTCGAGAACGGCGGGCTCGGCTCGATCAGCGAGCAGCTCATCGGCACGCGCGCGGACGTGACGCTGGGCGGAGGCGCCAAGAGCTTCGGTGAGCGCGCGACCGCGGGCCGGTGGGCGGGGCTCACGCTGCTCGAGCAGGCCGAGCGCCGCGGCTACCAGGTGGTGACCGACGAGGCCGGTCTGGCCGCGGTACGCACCGCGGACCAGCGCACGCCCGTGCTGGGCCTGTTCGGCTCGGGCAACCTGCCCGTGCGGTGGACGGGCCCGCTCGCCACCCCGACCGGTGGTGGTGAGGCGGCGGTCCGCTGCACCGAGAACCCCGCGTACGGCTCGGCGCCGACGCTGGCCGAGCTCACCACGAAGGCGATCGACCTGCTCGACGACACGGGCTCGCGCACGGGCTTCTTCCTGCAGGTCGAGGGCGCGAGCATCGACAAGCAGGACCACGCCGCCAACCCGTGCGGTCAGATCGGCGAGACGGTCGACCTCGACGAGGCCGTGCAGGCCGCGCTCGCGTTCGCCCGCCAGGACCGGCACACGCTCGTCGTCGTGACCGCCGACCACGCGCACTCGAGCCAGATCGTGTACCCGGGCACCACGACGCCCGGCCTCACGCGCACGCTGACCACCGCCGACGGCAAGCCCATGACGGTCGCGTACGGCACCGCCGAGGTGGGCGGCTCGCAGGACCACACGGGCAGCCAGGTGCGCGTCGCGGCCTACGGCCCGTGGGCGGCGAACGTCGTCGGGCTGACGGACCAGACCGACCTGTTCTTCACCATGCGGGACGCGCTGCGCCTCGATCCCGACGCCCCGGCCCCGGGTGCCCCGGTGATCCGGTCGATCGGGCTGGCGGACGGCGCGGTGCTCCGGGGCCACCGGACGGTGCGCGTGGTGCTGCAGGACGAGCCGCGGCAGACCGTGTTCTCCCTGGTCCGCGACGACCAGGTGCTCGCGAGCTTCACGCGCACGGGGTCGCGGCCCGCGGTGACGCTCGACGCGCGCCGGTACGCGGCCGGGCCCGCGGTGCTCCAGGTGGTCGTCACGGGCCACGACGGACTGGTCACGAGCCGCTCGGTGCCGGTGCGGATCTCGCACCGCTGA
- a CDS encoding RNA polymerase sigma factor, protein MSDDLTDDEALWRAACAGDGEAFGQLFDRHHARVRRHAARLVPDPADVEDVAATAFLELWRLRDRVRLVRGCVLPWLLVTTTNVARNASRSTRRYRAFLARLPRPAAEPDAAQSVLDRTLDRPWSDALATLSARDRRLVALVVLDGLPLADAAAVLGLTPSAAKSRLHRARAHLRDAWVPDPTPDLQEAPR, encoded by the coding sequence GTGAGCGACGACCTGACCGACGACGAGGCGCTGTGGCGCGCCGCGTGCGCGGGCGACGGCGAGGCCTTCGGGCAGCTGTTCGACCGGCACCACGCCCGCGTGCGCCGGCATGCGGCGCGCCTCGTGCCCGACCCGGCCGACGTCGAGGACGTGGCGGCGACCGCGTTCCTCGAGCTGTGGCGGCTGCGTGACCGGGTCCGGCTGGTGCGCGGCTGCGTGCTGCCCTGGCTGCTGGTGACCACCACCAACGTGGCGCGCAACGCGAGCCGCAGCACGCGGCGGTACCGCGCGTTCCTCGCCCGGCTCCCCCGGCCTGCGGCCGAGCCGGATGCCGCGCAGAGCGTGCTCGACCGCACGCTCGACCGGCCGTGGTCCGACGCGCTGGCCACGCTGTCCGCGCGCGACCGCCGGCTGGTCGCGCTGGTCGTGCTGGACGGGCTCCCGCTCGCCGACGCGGCCGCCGTGCTCGGGCTGACCCCGTCGGCCGCCAAGTCCCGCCTGCACCGCGCCCGCGCACACCTGCGTGACGCGTGGGTCCCCGATCCGACCCCCGACCTCCAGGAGGCACCGCGATGA
- a CDS encoding TetR/AcrR family transcriptional regulator: MTSPASTPRGPLRRDAERNRERIVAAARELFADQGLGVGFNEIARHAGVGVGTVYRRFADKHELLETAFAEPLRDVLAVADEASRAEPAWDGLVQLLTRVTELLVENIGLRDLALGGYDDLGPVVDDSIGRITDELLQRARAEGDLRADARGSDVLVLLWLVTELATHTVDVQPEAYRRYLHLLLEGLRARPADAALEPPLTDAQALEVSRRWADHSSRARPRTT, translated from the coding sequence ATGACCAGCCCGGCGAGCACCCCCCGCGGCCCGCTGCGCCGCGACGCCGAGCGCAACCGCGAGCGCATCGTCGCCGCGGCGCGCGAGCTGTTCGCCGACCAGGGGCTCGGCGTGGGCTTCAACGAGATCGCGCGGCACGCGGGCGTCGGGGTCGGCACGGTGTACCGCCGGTTCGCCGACAAGCACGAGCTGCTCGAGACAGCGTTCGCCGAACCCCTGCGGGACGTGCTCGCGGTGGCCGACGAGGCGTCCCGCGCCGAACCCGCGTGGGACGGGCTGGTCCAGCTCCTCACGCGCGTGACCGAGCTGCTCGTCGAGAACATCGGGCTGCGCGACCTCGCGCTGGGCGGCTACGACGACCTGGGCCCCGTGGTGGACGACTCGATCGGCCGGATCACCGACGAGCTCCTGCAGCGCGCGCGCGCCGAGGGAGACCTGCGCGCCGACGCACGGGGCAGCGACGTGCTCGTCCTGCTGTGGCTGGTCACGGAGCTCGCGACGCACACGGTGGACGTCCAGCCCGAGGCGTACCGCCGGTACCTGCACCTGCTGCTGGAGGGCCTGCGCGCGCGGCCCGCGGACGCCGCGCTCGAGCCCCCGCTCACCGACGCGCAGGCGCTGGAGGTCTCGCGGCGCTGGGCCGACCACTCGTCGCGCGCGCGCCCCCGCACGACCTGA
- a CDS encoding MMPL family transporter has product MAELLYRIGRFAARRAWLVIGAWVLALGLAVGGFLGFGGTLSEAITIPGTPTAEVTDRLEQELPSASGAVGRVVLQSSDGSELTDEQQAGISAALAEVGGIDGVVQVADPFATRAQLAEQAQQVTDGQTQVDEGRAQLDAGQQQIDDGRAQLEAGQAELDATVERVGENAQTTAAQAQLDEQRAQLDAGQKELDANRAELEAKAAQLADGRALLDMAAEIRTVSTDGSVAVATVVFELPSNEIPDATKKAVTAAVDGALPEGVTADYSTEIAQGAISLGGAAEAIGVLVAAIVLVVMLGTFVAAGLPLLNALVGVGVAAAGAMAFSGAVVMTSVTPVLGAMLGLAVGIDYTLFILNRHRRQLRTGMDVHESVGLANGTSGNAVVFAGATVLIALLGLNLTGIPFLGLMGTVAAASIAVAVLVAITLTPAMLGLLGRRILPRKHRDEATAPVAHEAAQPMSNGRAWVSILVGIGVLAVVAIPATSMRLGLPTGASEPADSTQYRAYAAVSDAFGAGVNGPLVVVADVPGGVGEDELVATQARIGGQLAATDDVVAVAPVGTNDDRSVLVFQVIPADGPDSESTTELVHTLRATAVDGGRGTFAVAGNASANIDISEKLADALPVYLAVVIGLSIFILIAVFRSFLVPIVATGGFVLSLFAAMGGVTAVYQWGWLADVFGVSNPGPVLSFLPTLLVGILFGLAMDYQLFLTSGMREAYAHGAPARRAVMEGLHAGRAVVTAAAIIMVSVFGGFMFSHLAVIRPLGFALAFGVLLDAFVVRMLIMPAVMHLAGDEAWWLPTWIDRVMPDVDVEGARLERRHHVPTADLTPHD; this is encoded by the coding sequence ATGGCAGAACTGCTCTACCGGATCGGCCGGTTCGCGGCCCGCCGGGCCTGGTTGGTCATCGGTGCCTGGGTGCTGGCGCTCGGACTCGCGGTCGGCGGCTTCCTCGGGTTCGGGGGCACGCTCAGCGAGGCCATCACGATCCCCGGGACCCCCACCGCGGAGGTGACCGACCGCCTCGAGCAGGAGCTCCCGTCCGCGAGCGGCGCCGTGGGGCGTGTGGTGCTGCAGAGCTCGGACGGTTCCGAGCTCACCGACGAGCAGCAGGCGGGCATCAGCGCCGCGCTCGCCGAGGTCGGCGGCATCGACGGGGTCGTGCAGGTGGCGGACCCGTTCGCGACGCGTGCACAGCTGGCCGAGCAGGCCCAGCAGGTCACCGACGGCCAGACCCAGGTCGACGAGGGGCGGGCCCAGCTCGACGCGGGCCAGCAGCAGATCGACGACGGCCGCGCGCAGCTCGAGGCCGGGCAGGCCGAGCTCGACGCGACCGTCGAGCGGGTGGGGGAGAACGCGCAGACCACGGCAGCGCAGGCGCAGCTCGACGAGCAGCGTGCGCAGCTGGACGCGGGGCAGAAGGAGCTCGACGCCAACCGTGCCGAGCTCGAGGCCAAGGCCGCGCAGCTCGCCGACGGCCGCGCGCTGCTCGACATGGCCGCCGAGATCCGGACGGTGTCGACCGACGGCTCCGTCGCGGTCGCGACCGTGGTGTTCGAGCTGCCGTCCAACGAGATCCCGGACGCCACCAAGAAGGCGGTCACGGCCGCGGTCGACGGCGCGCTGCCCGAGGGCGTCACGGCCGACTACTCGACCGAGATCGCCCAGGGCGCGATCTCGCTGGGCGGCGCCGCGGAGGCCATCGGCGTCCTGGTGGCCGCGATCGTGCTCGTCGTCATGCTGGGCACGTTCGTGGCCGCCGGGCTGCCGCTGCTGAACGCGCTCGTCGGCGTGGGGGTCGCCGCCGCGGGCGCCATGGCGTTCTCGGGTGCGGTCGTCATGACGTCGGTGACGCCCGTGCTCGGCGCGATGCTCGGTCTCGCCGTGGGCATCGACTACACGCTGTTCATCCTCAACCGGCACCGCCGCCAGCTGCGCACGGGCATGGACGTGCACGAGTCCGTCGGGCTGGCCAACGGCACGTCCGGCAACGCCGTGGTGTTCGCGGGGGCAACGGTGCTCATCGCGCTGCTGGGCCTCAACCTCACGGGCATCCCGTTCCTCGGCCTGATGGGCACCGTGGCGGCGGCGAGCATCGCGGTCGCCGTGCTCGTCGCGATCACGCTGACGCCCGCGATGCTCGGCCTGCTCGGCCGGCGGATCCTGCCGCGCAAGCACCGCGACGAGGCGACCGCGCCGGTGGCGCACGAGGCCGCGCAGCCGATGTCGAACGGCCGCGCGTGGGTGAGCATCCTCGTCGGGATCGGGGTCCTGGCCGTCGTCGCCATCCCCGCGACGTCGATGCGGCTGGGGTTGCCGACGGGTGCGTCCGAACCCGCGGACTCCACGCAGTACCGCGCGTACGCCGCGGTCTCCGACGCGTTCGGCGCGGGGGTCAACGGGCCGCTCGTCGTCGTGGCGGACGTGCCCGGTGGGGTGGGCGAGGACGAGCTCGTCGCGACGCAGGCCCGGATAGGCGGACAGCTGGCCGCGACCGACGACGTCGTCGCGGTGGCCCCCGTGGGCACGAACGACGACCGCAGCGTGCTCGTCTTCCAGGTGATCCCCGCCGACGGCCCGGACAGCGAGTCGACCACCGAGCTGGTGCACACGCTGCGCGCGACGGCGGTCGACGGCGGCCGGGGCACGTTCGCGGTCGCCGGCAACGCGAGCGCGAACATCGACATCTCGGAGAAGCTCGCGGACGCGCTGCCCGTGTACCTCGCGGTCGTGATCGGGCTGTCGATCTTCATCCTGATCGCGGTGTTCCGGTCCTTCCTGGTGCCGATCGTCGCGACCGGCGGGTTCGTGCTCTCGCTGTTCGCCGCGATGGGTGGCGTGACCGCGGTGTACCAGTGGGGCTGGCTCGCCGACGTGTTCGGCGTGAGCAACCCCGGACCCGTGCTCAGCTTCCTGCCCACGCTGCTGGTCGGCATCCTGTTCGGCCTGGCCATGGACTACCAGCTGTTCCTGACGTCCGGCATGCGTGAGGCCTACGCGCACGGGGCGCCCGCGCGGCGCGCCGTCATGGAGGGCCTGCACGCGGGCCGGGCCGTGGTCACGGCGGCCGCGATCATCATGGTCTCGGTGTTCGGCGGGTTCATGTTCTCCCACCTGGCGGTCATCCGGCCGCTCGGGTTCGCGCTCGCGTTCGGGGTGCTGCTCGACGCGTTCGTGGTGCGCATGCTGATCATGCCCGCGGTCATGCACCTGGCCGGCGACGAGGCGTGGTGGCTGCCCACGTGGATCGACCGGGTCATGCCCGACGTCGACGTGGAGGGTGCGCGGCTCGAGCGGCGGCACCACGTCCCGACCGCGGATCTCACGCCGCACGACTGA
- a CDS encoding DUF6308 family protein, giving the protein MLQPVPRLARLLSPAGHVEAVDLLRAYFAPRPAGRPGGYFERIGQIGAHPDEITPEDLVAAGTLGVVIPGDAALAILVDHRDELSWLLARLPTDVAFADLSVEQVESVLTPKRAYRLLTSVGGIGTTAATVLLARKRPHLVPILEPAVVDAITGIVGLFLLPLRELLTADDRAYQRRLDELHDAAGLAPEVSALRVLHVLARTVVEGADR; this is encoded by the coding sequence ATGCTCCAGCCGGTCCCACGGCTCGCCCGTCTGCTGAGCCCGGCGGGGCACGTCGAGGCGGTCGACCTGCTCCGCGCCTACTTCGCCCCGCGGCCCGCGGGGAGACCCGGCGGCTACTTCGAACGCATCGGCCAGATCGGCGCGCACCCCGACGAGATCACGCCCGAGGACCTGGTCGCCGCGGGCACGCTGGGTGTGGTGATCCCGGGCGACGCGGCGCTCGCGATCCTGGTGGACCACCGCGACGAGCTGAGCTGGCTGCTGGCGCGCCTGCCCACCGACGTCGCGTTCGCCGATCTCAGCGTCGAGCAGGTCGAGTCGGTGCTCACGCCCAAACGCGCGTACCGCCTGCTGACCAGCGTCGGCGGGATCGGCACCACGGCCGCGACGGTGCTGCTCGCGCGCAAGCGCCCACACCTGGTGCCGATCCTCGAACCCGCGGTGGTCGACGCGATCACGGGCATCGTCGGGCTGTTCCTGCTCCCGCTGCGGGAGCTGCTGACCGCGGACGACCGCGCGTACCAGCGCCGCCTGGACGAGCTGCACGACGCCGCGGGCCTGGCCCCGGAGGTCTCGGCGCTGCGCGTGCTTCACGTGCTCGCGCGGACGGTGGTGGAGGGTGCTGACCGCTGA
- a CDS encoding PRC-barrel domain-containing protein → MLLSDLLDRRVTDAEGRALGFVVDVRLVLDGPLDGLLAAPRLHGVLVSPRTGSSFLGYERTGESAPALVAWWLRRRHRGTFLVLWPDVEEVDDVLRLRADHTRWSAALPQR, encoded by the coding sequence ATGCTCCTGAGTGACCTGCTCGACCGGCGCGTGACGGACGCGGAGGGCCGCGCGCTCGGGTTCGTGGTCGACGTCCGCCTGGTGCTCGACGGACCGCTCGACGGTCTGCTGGCGGCGCCGCGCCTGCACGGCGTGCTGGTCAGCCCGCGCACGGGCTCGTCTTTCCTGGGCTACGAGCGCACGGGCGAGAGCGCGCCCGCGCTGGTCGCGTGGTGGCTGCGGCGTCGCCACCGCGGCACGTTCCTGGTGCTCTGGCCGGACGTCGAGGAGGTCGACGACGTCCTGCGCCTGCGCGCGGACCACACCCGGTGGTCCGCGGCGCTGCCGCAGCGGTGA
- a CDS encoding organic hydroperoxide resistance protein has translation MAAVYTAVATATGEGRNGRTETPDGLIALDLAVPTEMGGPGGGANPEQLFAAGYAACFHSALKMVARQQGATFTDSAVTAEVGIGPNDAGGFALEVTLRVELGGIDQAAAEALVAGAHQVCPYSNATRGNVPVRLETVTA, from the coding sequence ATGGCCGCCGTCTACACCGCCGTCGCCACCGCCACCGGAGAGGGCCGCAACGGCCGCACCGAGACCCCGGACGGCCTGATCGCGCTCGACCTGGCGGTGCCCACGGAGATGGGTGGCCCGGGTGGCGGCGCCAACCCCGAGCAGCTGTTCGCCGCCGGCTACGCGGCGTGCTTCCACTCCGCGCTCAAGATGGTCGCGCGCCAGCAGGGCGCCACGTTCACCGACTCCGCGGTCACGGCCGAGGTCGGCATCGGCCCGAACGACGCGGGCGGGTTCGCGCTCGAGGTCACGCTGCGCGTCGAGCTCGGCGGCATCGACCAGGCGGCCGCCGAGGCGCTCGTCGCGGGCGCGCACCAGGTGTGCCCCTACTCCAACGCCACGCGCGGCAACGTCCCGGTCCGCCTGGAGACCGTCACCGCGTGA
- a CDS encoding TetR/AcrR family transcriptional regulator, with protein sequence MTDDEGAARASVARDRLLRTASALFYAEGVRAVGVDRVVGEASVTRATFYRHFPGKDDLVVAYLEATDRAVREQVGDPPRERAAAVAWLRALTGELGRRVCGPGFRGCPFINAAAEYPDPGSTVRGAVREHRRWLESSVAAAFAAADHPDPAAAARRWMTLRDGAMVGGYLEDPAAASVTFADGLSDLIAQS encoded by the coding sequence ATGACCGACGACGAGGGTGCCGCGCGCGCCTCGGTGGCACGCGACCGCCTGCTGCGCACCGCGTCCGCGCTGTTCTACGCGGAGGGTGTGCGCGCGGTCGGCGTGGACCGCGTGGTGGGGGAGGCCTCGGTCACGCGCGCGACGTTCTACCGCCACTTCCCGGGCAAGGACGACCTCGTCGTCGCGTACCTCGAGGCGACCGACCGGGCGGTGCGGGAGCAGGTGGGCGACCCGCCGCGCGAGCGTGCCGCAGCGGTGGCCTGGCTGCGCGCGCTCACCGGTGAGCTCGGGCGGCGCGTCTGCGGGCCGGGGTTCCGCGGCTGCCCGTTCATCAACGCCGCGGCGGAGTACCCGGACCCCGGCAGCACGGTGCGGGGAGCGGTCCGGGAGCACCGTCGCTGGCTCGAGTCGTCCGTGGCCGCGGCCTTCGCGGCGGCGGACCACCCCGACCCGGCCGCCGCCGCGCGCCGCTGGATGACGTTGCGGGACGGCGCCATGGTCGGCGGCTACCTCGAGGACCCGGCCGCGGCGAGTGTCACGTTCGCCGACGGGCTGTCCGACCTGATCGCGCAGTCCTGA
- a CDS encoding DUF1304 domain-containing protein: MVVVGLALAALAALVHVYIFWLESIAWTGEKARATFGLRSAEEAETTRALAFNQGFYNLFLAVAVVVGIIVVAAGSTAVGATLVFTGAGSMVAAGLVLLLSDRSKTSAALKQLVLPLLGVVALAIGLAA, from the coding sequence ATGGTCGTCGTCGGACTGGCGCTCGCCGCGCTCGCCGCGCTCGTGCACGTCTACATCTTCTGGCTCGAGTCGATCGCCTGGACGGGCGAGAAGGCCCGCGCGACGTTCGGGCTGCGCTCGGCCGAGGAGGCCGAGACGACGCGCGCGCTCGCGTTCAACCAGGGCTTCTACAACCTGTTCCTGGCGGTCGCCGTCGTCGTCGGGATCATCGTCGTCGCCGCAGGGTCCACCGCGGTGGGCGCGACGCTGGTCTTCACGGGCGCGGGTTCGATGGTCGCGGCCGGCCTGGTGCTCCTGCTCTCGGACCGCAGCAAGACGTCGGCCGCGCTCAAGCAGCTCGTGCTCCCGCTGCTCGGGGTCGTCGCGCTCGCGATCGGCCTGGCGGCCTGA
- a CDS encoding TetR/AcrR family transcriptional regulator, with product MGRVQTFDTAQAVGAALRVFWAHGYADASLPELERATGLSRSSIYHAFGSKRGLFDAAVSGYLADVVQPLLRPLVADVVAPDAVLDYLAGLRDALARPGSLVATHGCLLINAAGAPIAHDEAVRATIAAYRADLRHALGRGVAAHLPGLPADERDRLAETCTALVVAAFALVRVDPAAALASIDAARSVLEA from the coding sequence ATGGGGCGGGTCCAGACGTTCGACACGGCGCAGGCCGTCGGAGCGGCGTTGCGCGTGTTCTGGGCGCACGGCTACGCGGACGCGTCGCTGCCGGAGCTGGAACGCGCGACCGGGTTGAGCCGGTCGAGCATCTACCACGCGTTCGGCTCCAAGCGGGGCCTGTTCGACGCGGCCGTGTCCGGCTACCTCGCCGACGTCGTTCAGCCGCTCCTGCGCCCGCTCGTCGCCGACGTCGTCGCACCCGACGCGGTGCTCGACTACCTGGCCGGGCTGCGGGACGCGCTGGCCCGGCCCGGCTCGCTCGTCGCGACCCACGGCTGCCTGCTCATCAACGCCGCGGGCGCGCCCATCGCGCACGACGAGGCCGTGCGCGCGACCATCGCCGCCTACCGCGCCGACCTGCGGCACGCTCTCGGCCGGGGTGTGGCGGCACACCTGCCGGGGCTGCCCGCCGACGAGCGTGACCGCCTCGCCGAGACGTGCACCGCGCTCGTCGTCGCGGCCTTCGCGCTCGTCCGCGTGGACCCCGCAGCCGCGCTCGCCTCGATCGACGCCGCGCGTTCCGTGCTCGAGGCCTGA
- a CDS encoding 2-hydroxyacid dehydrogenase, which produces MQRPTIVFPGGEPALAAHFAHGPLADRLRARGEVVVHQDLPDPDEAARRLVGAQVGLLGTHLSTAHLADLAGRTRLLAFTGTGAASYVDLDTCRSLGITVTNVTGYGDRAVAEHALALLLAALRGVVTGDRAVRAGDWTGAAGPELAGSTVAVIGAGAIGRAFARILAALDAHVLVVDPRPVEDLAALAGPDARQVDLREAFATADAVSLHLPLLPATRGLVTAEVLDLLRPGAVLVNTGRAEVIAPGALARRAARGDVRIACDVFDPEPLPADDPLLAVPGAVLTPHLGFRTPQALARMATGAVECVEAFLDGRPLRVVT; this is translated from the coding sequence GTGCAGCGACCGACGATCGTGTTCCCCGGCGGCGAGCCCGCCCTGGCTGCGCACTTCGCGCACGGGCCGCTCGCGGACCGACTCAGGGCCCGCGGTGAGGTGGTGGTGCACCAGGACCTGCCGGATCCCGACGAGGCCGCCCGACGACTCGTGGGCGCGCAGGTCGGGCTGCTCGGCACCCACCTGAGCACCGCGCACCTGGCGGACCTCGCGGGCCGCACCCGCCTGCTCGCATTCACGGGCACGGGCGCCGCGAGCTACGTGGACCTCGACACGTGCCGCAGCCTGGGTATCACGGTCACCAACGTCACCGGATACGGCGACCGCGCGGTGGCCGAGCACGCGCTCGCGCTCCTGCTCGCGGCGCTGCGCGGCGTGGTGACCGGGGACCGCGCGGTGCGCGCGGGCGACTGGACCGGCGCCGCCGGCCCCGAGCTCGCGGGCTCGACGGTCGCCGTGATCGGCGCCGGGGCGATCGGGCGGGCGTTCGCGCGGATCCTGGCGGCGCTCGACGCGCACGTGCTCGTGGTGGACCCCCGGCCCGTGGAGGACCTCGCCGCGCTCGCGGGGCCGGACGCGCGCCAGGTGGACCTGCGCGAGGCGTTCGCGACAGCCGACGCGGTCAGTCTGCACCTGCCGCTGCTCCCCGCCACCCGCGGGCTGGTCACCGCCGAGGTGCTCGACCTCCTGCGCCCGGGCGCGGTGCTGGTGAACACGGGACGGGCCGAGGTCATCGCCCCGGGAGCGCTGGCTCGACGGGCGGCGCGCGGCGACGTGCGCATCGCGTGCGACGTGTTCGACCCCGAGCCGCTGCCCGCCGACGACCCCCTCCTGGCGGTGCCCGGCGCGGTCCTCACACCGCACCTCGGCTTCCGCACCCCGCAGGCCCTCGCGCGGATGGCCACCGGCGCGGTCGAGTGCGTCGAGGCGTTCCTGGACGGCCGCCCGCTGCGCGTCGTGACCTGA